A section of the Trichocoleus sp. FACHB-46 genome encodes:
- a CDS encoding GNAT family N-acetyltransferase, whose amino-acid sequence MSHLLRTERLSLRSCQMSDLDAVHQLWNEAGVRRFLFDDRQISVEETKSFIETSVVSFASHDYGIWLFFEHQSDQVAGFSGLLHSLQGSPSLIFGTRPQLWGRGYAKESTLSILRYTFDVLGSDRVEADVDEPNKGMVRQDDGVCGLSTPNG is encoded by the coding sequence ATGTCGCATTTGCTTCGCACTGAACGGTTAAGTTTGCGCTCCTGCCAAATGAGTGATCTAGATGCTGTACACCAGTTATGGAATGAGGCTGGTGTTCGACGGTTTCTCTTTGATGACCGACAAATCTCTGTAGAGGAAACAAAGTCATTTATCGAGACAAGTGTAGTGAGCTTTGCTAGTCATGACTATGGAATTTGGCTCTTTTTTGAGCATCAAAGCGATCAGGTAGCAGGTTTTTCAGGTCTGCTGCATTCACTACAAGGTTCACCAAGCCTAATCTTTGGCACACGACCTCAACTCTGGGGAAGAGGATATGCCAAGGAGTCTACGCTTTCTATACTTCGCTATACATTTGATGTGCTTGGATCGGACAGAGTCGAGGCAGATGTTGATGAGCCTAACAAAGGGATGGTAAGACAGGACGACGGCGTGTGTGGCCTGTCTACCCCGAATGGGTGA
- a CDS encoding NUDIX hydrolase, which translates to MAQLTTSALPKKQLAAGVILLNEQRHLLLVKPTYRDGWLLPGGIVEVWESPCQAALREVLEELNLAVRIERLLCIDYQKNETAPRENIQFVFYGGILTAHQQRFIQLPPSELSEYRFIELGDAINLLNPYSARRVPVAVQALEEKKTFYLENGTIVC; encoded by the coding sequence ATGGCACAACTCACCACATCTGCTCTTCCCAAGAAGCAACTCGCTGCAGGTGTCATTCTCCTGAACGAGCAACGTCACCTCTTGCTGGTCAAACCGACCTACCGAGACGGATGGCTTTTACCAGGCGGTATCGTTGAGGTATGGGAGTCACCGTGTCAAGCAGCGCTCCGAGAAGTTCTTGAGGAGCTCAATCTCGCCGTCAGGATCGAGCGGCTCTTGTGTATCGACTATCAGAAAAATGAAACCGCGCCTCGCGAGAACATCCAGTTTGTCTTCTACGGTGGCATACTCACGGCACATCAACAGCGGTTCATTCAACTCCCGCCATCAGAGCTTTCGGAGTATCGCTTCATTGAGCTTGGCGATGCAATCAACCTTTTGAATCCATATTCCGCTCGGCGTGTTCCAGTAGCTGTACAAGCACTCGAAGAGAAGAAGACGTTCTATTTAGAGAACGGAACCATTGTGTGCTGA
- a CDS encoding ankyrin repeat domain-containing protein — translation MVDHDEAMNSIINGDLRHLQFLADRHNDFPHGQDSFIQRHWITNAVDCGTFEVVQWMLAQNVSLSFRDEEGYTPLHAAIERKNSDKHRVLELLCLAGADVNAHGINDWTPLHMAAARNDIEALKILLAHRADASIRTRIDSYATPLEEAKILGSKDAVKLLEQYR, via the coding sequence ATGGTTGATCATGATGAAGCTATGAACTCCATCATCAATGGAGACCTAAGACATTTGCAATTTCTCGCGGATAGGCATAATGATTTCCCGCATGGGCAAGACTCATTCATCCAACGACATTGGATAACCAACGCTGTTGATTGCGGAACATTTGAAGTCGTGCAATGGATGCTGGCTCAAAACGTCTCCCTTAGTTTTCGAGATGAGGAAGGATACACACCACTTCACGCGGCTATTGAGCGGAAGAACTCAGACAAACATCGTGTTCTTGAGCTTTTATGTTTAGCAGGAGCAGATGTAAATGCACACGGGATTAACGACTGGACACCACTTCATATGGCCGCAGCAAGAAATGATATAGAGGCTTTGAAGATTTTGCTTGCGCATAGGGCAGATGCCAGTATAAGAACACGTATTGACAGTTATGCAACTCCTTTAGAGGAGGCTAAGATACTTGGCTCCAAAGATGCAGTGAAGTTGTTGGAGCAATATAGATAA
- a CDS encoding cyclopropane-fatty-acyl-phospholipid synthase family protein, whose product MSTDTQTEYAAALIDLHCGQDRKGPGDSDFSRHILSHLSTLPLKPRIADLGCGSGAGALLLAQHFQSTVMAVDSSSVFIDELTARAKQFGLEHLIMPIQGDMAQVDWLAGSVDLLWSEGAIYHLGFEQGLKIWRPLLANSGIAVISEMSWFIDNVPEPAIAYWQNAYPMMGTEAENIDRANRSGFIVLSTHRLPSQAWWVNYYGPLRERMQHIEITPITQSVIHETEEEMRLFEKFSDSYGYTFYVLQAA is encoded by the coding sequence ATGAGTACAGACACTCAAACTGAGTACGCCGCCGCTTTGATTGATTTACACTGTGGACAAGATCGTAAAGGGCCAGGTGACTCTGACTTCTCGCGCCATATTTTGAGCCATCTTTCTACTTTGCCGCTCAAGCCGCGAATTGCCGATCTCGGATGTGGAAGCGGTGCTGGTGCATTGCTGCTTGCACAACACTTCCAAAGCACGGTCATGGCAGTTGATTCTTCTTCGGTTTTTATCGACGAATTGACAGCGCGTGCAAAACAGTTTGGTCTTGAGCATTTAATCATGCCGATTCAGGGTGATATGGCTCAAGTTGATTGGTTAGCGGGTTCAGTTGACCTGCTTTGGTCTGAGGGAGCGATTTATCATCTTGGGTTTGAGCAGGGTCTTAAAATCTGGCGACCGCTTCTTGCTAACAGTGGTATTGCCGTTATATCTGAGATGAGTTGGTTTATTGATAATGTGCCAGAGCCTGCGATCGCGTATTGGCAAAATGCCTATCCGATGATGGGGACTGAGGCTGAGAATATCGATCGGGCAAATCGGTCTGGCTTTATCGTACTTTCAACGCATCGACTGCCGAGTCAGGCCTGGTGGGTCAATTATTATGGACCGCTTCGTGAGCGGATGCAGCATATCGAAATTACCCCAATTACTCAATCAGTTATTCATGAAACTGAAGAAGAGATGAGACTGTTTGAAAAATTCAGCGACTCCTATGGTTATACGTTCTATGTTCTGCAAGCAGCTTAG